The Geoglobus acetivorans genome window below encodes:
- a CDS encoding 2-dehydropantoate 2-reductase yields the protein MTVMVFGAGALGSLIGALILKSGQDVVFIARGEQYRVLKERGLKISGLMDEEFEVEVYDRPVDADLVFLTVKAYDTEKAAELLRDVSFDGICSLQNGVGNEDILSGYFSAVVGGVTTYGANLKEPGHVVYAGEGMTFLGDWKGNAAHNFADVMEKAGMNVEVVGDIGKRIWEKAAINAVINPLTAICRVRNGKIVEIPQIWTIAKKIAGECEAILGRMGFHVDVENVARDVALRTSENRSSMLQDVEKGKRTEVEFINGAFVRKGRELGIDAIYNEMMVNLVRGMELGMD from the coding sequence ATGACGGTAATGGTATTCGGTGCCGGAGCGCTGGGAAGCCTGATTGGAGCACTTATCCTGAAATCGGGTCAGGATGTGGTTTTTATCGCGAGGGGGGAACAGTACAGAGTATTGAAAGAGAGAGGGCTGAAAATTAGTGGACTGATGGACGAAGAATTTGAGGTAGAGGTGTACGACAGACCCGTTGATGCTGATCTTGTTTTTCTCACCGTGAAAGCCTATGACACTGAAAAAGCGGCTGAACTGCTGAGAGATGTGAGTTTTGATGGAATATGCAGTCTTCAGAATGGGGTGGGGAACGAGGACATTTTGTCAGGCTATTTCAGTGCAGTCGTTGGAGGAGTTACAACCTACGGGGCAAACCTGAAGGAACCGGGCCATGTGGTGTATGCGGGAGAGGGCATGACTTTTCTGGGAGACTGGAAGGGAAATGCTGCCCATAATTTTGCAGACGTTATGGAAAAAGCCGGGATGAATGTGGAGGTTGTTGGCGACATTGGAAAAAGAATCTGGGAAAAGGCTGCGATAAATGCGGTAATAAACCCACTCACAGCCATTTGCAGGGTCAGAAACGGCAAAATAGTGGAAATTCCTCAGATATGGACCATTGCGAAAAAAATAGCTGGAGAATGTGAGGCAATTCTTGGAAGGATGGGTTTTCATGTTGATGTTGAGAATGTAGCGAGGGATGTGGCGTTGAGAACGTCGGAGAACAGGTCTTCAATGCTTCAGGATGTCGAGAAAGGCAAGAGGACCGAGGTAGAGTTTATAAATGGAGCTTTCGTCAGAAAGGGCAGGGAGCTCGGGATTGATGCCATCTACAATGAGATGATGGTCAATCTTGTAAGGGGGATGGAACTTGGAATGGATTGA